In Manis pentadactyla isolate mManPen7 chromosome 8, mManPen7.hap1, whole genome shotgun sequence, the following are encoded in one genomic region:
- the CHST3 gene encoding carbohydrate sulfotransferase 3 isoform X2, whose amino-acid sequence MEKAPALSQDCRDFLHSLRMKSKYALFLAFVVVVFVFIEKENKIISRVSDKLKQIPQSLVDANSTDPALVLAENASLLSLSELDSAFTQLQSRLRNLSLQLGVEPAEEAEPDEEGDQEQPPRPSESPPRRHVLLMATTRTGSSFVGEFFNQQGNIFYLFEPLWHIERTVSFEPGGANAAGSALVYRDVLKQLFLCDLYVLEHFINPLPEDHLTQFMFRRGSSRSLCEDPVCTPFVKKVFEKYHCKNRRCGPLNVTLAAEACRRKEHMALKAVRIRQLEFLQPLAEDPRLDLRVIQLVRDPRAVLASRMVAFAGKYETWKKWLAEGQDQLREEEVQRLRGNCESIRLSAELGLRQPAWLQDRYMLVRYEDVARRPLQKAREMYRFAGIPLTPQVEDWIQKNTQAARDSSGIYSTQKNSSEQFEKWRFTMPFKLAQVVQAACGPAMHLFGYKLARDATSLTNRSVSLLEERGTFWVT is encoded by the exons ATGGAGAAAGCACCTGCTTTATCCCAGGACTGCCGGGACTTTCTGCACAGTCTGAGGATGAAGAGCAAATATGCCCTTTTCCTGGCttttgtggtggtggtttttgtcttcattgaaaaggaaaataaaatcatatcaaG AGTCTCAGACAAACTGAAACAGATCCCACAATCCCTGGTAGATGCCAACAGCACCGACCCAGCCCTGGTCTTGGCTGAGAATGCATCCCTCTTGTCCCTGAGTGAGCTTGATTCAGCCTTCACGCAGCTGCAGAGCCGCCTACGAAACCTCAGTCTGCAGCTGGGTGTGGAGCCAGCGGAGGAGGCCGAGCCGGACGAAGAGGGGGATCAGGAGCAACCACCGCGACCCTCTGAGTCCCCGCCCCGGCGCCACGTACTCCTCATGGCCACCACCCGCACCGGCTCCTCGTTCGTGGGCGAGTTCTTCAACCAGCAGGGAAACATCTTCTACCTCTTCGAGCCGCTGTGGCACATCGAGCGCACGGTGTCCTTCGAGCCAGGAGGTGCCAATGCCGCGGGCTCCGCCCTCGTCTACCGTGACGTGCTCAAGCAGCTCTTCCTGTGCGACCTGTACGTCCTGGAGCATTTCATCAACCCCCTGCCCGAGGACCACCTGACCCAGTTCATGTTCCGCCGGGGCTCCAGCCGCTCCCTCTGCGAGGACCCGGTCTGCACACCCTTCGTCAAAAAGGTCTTTGAGAAGTACCACTGCAAGAACCGCCGCTGTGGTCCCCTCAACGTGACGCTGGCCGCCGAGGCCTGCCGCCGCAAGGAGCACATGGCGCTCAAGGCCGTCCGCATCCGGCAGCTGGAGTTCCTGCAGCCGCTGGCCGAGGACCCCCGGCTGGACCTGCGTGTCATCCAGCTGGTGCGCGACCCCCGGGCCGTGCTGGCCTCCCGCATGGTGGCCTTCGCCGGCAAGTACGAGACCTGGAAGAAGTGGCTGGCCGAGGGCCAGGACCAGCTGAGAGAAGAGGAGGTGCAGCGGCTCAGGGGCAACTGTGAGAGCATCCGCCTATCGGCCGAGCTGGGCCTAAGGCAGCCGGCCTGGCTGCAGGACCGCTACATGCTGGTGCGCTACGAGGACGTGGCGCGCAGGCCCCTGCAGAAGGCCCGCGAGATGTACCGCTTTGCAGGCATCCCCCTGACCCCGCAGGTGGAGGACTGGATCCAAAAGAACACACAGGCGGCCCGCGATAGCAGCGGCATCTACTCCACCCAGAAGAACTCCTCGGAGCAGTTCGAGAAGTGGCGCTTCACCATGCCCTTCAAGCTGGCTCAGGTGGTGCAGGCCGCCTGCGGCCCCGCCATGCACCTCTTCGGCTACAAGTTGGCGCGGGATGCCACCTCCCTCACCAACCGCTCTGTTAGCCTGCTGGAGGAGCGTGGAACCTTCTGGGTCACGTAA